In a genomic window of Physeter macrocephalus isolate SW-GA chromosome 14, ASM283717v5, whole genome shotgun sequence:
- the ROMO1 gene encoding reactive oxygen species modulator 1, producing MPVAVGPYGQSQPSCFDRVKMGFVMGCAVGMAAGALFGTFSCLRIGMRGRELMGGIGKTMMQSGGTFGTFMAIGMGIRC from the exons ATGCCGGTGGCCGTGGGCCCCTATGGACAGTCACAGCCAAGCTGCTTCGACCGCGTGAAGATGGGCTTTGTGATGGGTTGCGCCGTGGGCATGGCAGCCGGGGCGCTCTTCGGCACCTTTTCCTGTCTCAG GATCGGAATGCGGGGTCGGGAGCTGATGGGCGGCATCGGGAAAACCATGATGCAGAGTGGCGGCACCTTTGGTACATTCATGGCCATTGGGATGGGCATCCGGTGCTAA